A window from Pseudonocardia cypriaca encodes these proteins:
- a CDS encoding YczE/YyaS/YitT family protein → MVAVVDLRPIPVTRNPGRRLPQLIGGLALYAVSMAMQIRSGLGLNPWDVLHEGLTRQTPLSFGAITAITGAVVLLLWIPLRQRPGIGTVANVVVIAAVVDVALAVLPTPDALVARIALLVGGIVLNGVATAAYVGARLGPGPRDGLMTGLSARTGWSVRLVRTCIEVAVLACGWLLGGTVGVGTVLYALAIGPLTQAFLPLFAVRTRS, encoded by the coding sequence ATGGTGGCTGTCGTCGACCTCCGTCCCATTCCCGTCACCCGCAACCCCGGCCGCCGGCTGCCGCAGCTGATCGGCGGGCTCGCGCTGTACGCCGTGAGCATGGCGATGCAGATCCGCAGCGGCCTCGGGCTGAACCCGTGGGACGTGCTGCACGAGGGGCTCACCCGGCAGACCCCGCTCAGCTTCGGCGCGATCACCGCGATCACCGGCGCGGTCGTGCTGCTGCTGTGGATCCCGCTGCGGCAGCGCCCCGGCATCGGCACGGTGGCCAACGTCGTCGTGATCGCCGCGGTCGTCGACGTCGCGCTCGCGGTGCTGCCCACCCCGGACGCGCTCGTGGCGCGGATCGCGCTGCTCGTGGGGGGCATCGTACTGAACGGTGTGGCGACCGCCGCCTACGTGGGGGCCCGGCTCGGACCCGGCCCGCGGGACGGGTTGATGACCGGGCTGTCCGCGCGCACCGGGTGGTCCGTCCGCCTGGTGCGGACCTGCATCGAGGTGGCCGTGCTGGCGTGCGGGTGGCTGCTCGGGGGCACGGTCGGGGTCGGCACGGTGCTCTACGCGCTGGCGATCGGCCCGCTCACGCAGGCCTTCCTCCCGCTGTTCGCGGTGCGCACGCGATCCTGA
- a CDS encoding TPM domain-containing protein, protein MGAPLPMANPAQVDRRAMMALLSMEVTVRRLFVLIGVLIGIPAGLVLGVGSAGAEPPLRLADRVTDRAGVLSPEKVARVQDAVEQLRAENGVDLFVVFVRSFDGADGQEWADETARRSQLGTEDALLAVAVGDRAYGISVADGFPIDESRVDEIRTEAVEPRLSAEAWDGAAIAMADGLRSSGGGGFGLGLAVVGGAAVVGAGAYALHRRRRRAAEAPPAPDLPPDEFADVSTADLAYRASAALIEVDDAVRTSEQELAAARTHFGADAVAAFAAALDQSRADMMRAFTLRQQLDDDQPEDERATRAMNAEIIRIAAAADDRLDEQVEAFDALRGLEARAPEYVGELRTRLDGVRARLPQVDAAWEALQLRYAATALEPVAGDVDRARELLTAAEAELVEAQESVAGSGPAAAVVAGRAAEDAITQAETLLDGIGRRESELADAAEKVPAARAEVQMDLAEARALSREAIAPVVARAEAAVTAADQAAAGPQPDPIAALRLLVEAGTALDQGIADAREDAERDRKAAAALEQAVLTARSSVSAAEDFVATRRGAIRTRARTRLAEARRHLEQAGGADPVAALREAQHADALAREALALAQADVSQWSPPGATSSAGVDLAGLVLGGILSGATSSYRGHRRGGGGFSPGSFGGSASRGRRGGGGRF, encoded by the coding sequence ATGGGCGCGCCGCTGCCGATGGCCAATCCCGCGCAGGTGGACCGGCGCGCGATGATGGCCCTCCTGTCGATGGAGGTCACCGTGCGCAGGTTGTTCGTGCTGATCGGGGTACTGATCGGGATTCCGGCCGGGCTCGTGCTGGGTGTCGGCAGCGCCGGGGCGGAACCTCCGCTGCGCCTGGCCGACCGCGTCACCGACCGGGCGGGCGTGCTCTCGCCGGAGAAGGTCGCGCGGGTCCAGGACGCGGTCGAGCAGCTGCGGGCCGAGAACGGCGTGGACCTCTTCGTCGTCTTCGTCAGGTCGTTCGACGGCGCAGACGGGCAGGAGTGGGCCGACGAGACCGCGCGGCGCTCCCAGCTGGGCACGGAGGACGCGCTGCTCGCCGTGGCCGTCGGCGATCGGGCCTACGGAATCTCGGTGGCGGACGGCTTCCCGATCGACGAGTCCCGGGTGGACGAGATCCGCACCGAGGCCGTCGAACCGCGGCTCTCCGCCGAGGCGTGGGACGGCGCGGCGATCGCCATGGCCGACGGGCTGCGCTCCAGCGGCGGTGGCGGGTTCGGCCTCGGGCTGGCCGTGGTCGGCGGCGCCGCCGTCGTCGGGGCCGGTGCCTATGCACTGCACCGCAGGCGGCGCCGTGCCGCAGAGGCGCCGCCGGCCCCGGACCTCCCGCCCGACGAGTTCGCCGACGTGTCCACCGCCGACCTCGCGTACCGGGCCAGCGCCGCCCTGATCGAGGTCGACGACGCCGTGCGCACCTCCGAGCAGGAGCTCGCGGCGGCGCGCACCCACTTCGGCGCGGACGCCGTGGCGGCGTTCGCCGCCGCGCTGGACCAGTCGCGCGCCGACATGATGCGCGCCTTCACGCTTCGCCAGCAGCTCGACGACGACCAGCCGGAGGACGAGCGCGCGACCCGCGCCATGAACGCCGAGATCATCCGGATCGCCGCCGCCGCGGACGACCGGCTGGACGAGCAGGTGGAGGCGTTCGACGCCCTGCGCGGCCTGGAGGCGCGCGCTCCCGAGTACGTCGGCGAGCTGCGCACCCGGCTCGACGGCGTCCGCGCCCGGCTGCCGCAGGTCGATGCGGCTTGGGAGGCGCTGCAGTTGCGCTACGCGGCCACCGCCCTCGAGCCGGTGGCAGGCGACGTCGACCGGGCGCGGGAGCTGCTCACGGCCGCGGAGGCCGAGCTCGTCGAGGCGCAGGAGAGCGTGGCAGGCAGCGGCCCGGCCGCCGCCGTCGTCGCCGGCCGGGCCGCCGAGGACGCGATCACGCAGGCCGAGACCCTGCTCGACGGCATCGGGCGCCGCGAGTCCGAGCTGGCGGACGCCGCGGAGAAGGTGCCGGCCGCCCGAGCAGAGGTCCAGATGGACCTCGCCGAGGCACGGGCGCTGTCCCGAGAGGCGATCGCCCCGGTCGTCGCCAGGGCGGAGGCCGCGGTGACCGCGGCCGACCAGGCGGCCGCCGGACCGCAGCCGGACCCCATAGCGGCGCTGCGACTGCTGGTCGAGGCCGGGACCGCCCTCGACCAGGGGATCGCCGACGCCCGCGAGGACGCCGAACGCGACCGGAAGGCCGCCGCCGCGCTCGAGCAGGCCGTGCTCACCGCGCGGTCGAGCGTCAGCGCGGCGGAGGACTTCGTCGCCACCCGGCGCGGAGCGATCCGCACGCGGGCCCGCACCCGGCTCGCCGAGGCCCGCCGGCACCTCGAGCAGGCCGGCGGGGCCGACCCGGTGGCCGCGCTCCGGGAGGCCCAGCACGCCGATGCGCTCGCCCGGGAGGCACTGGCGCTGGCCCAGGCGGACGTGTCGCAGTGGTCCCCACCCGGCGCCACCAGCAGCGCGGGCGTCGACCTAGCAGGCCTCGTCCTCGGGGGGATCCTCTCCGGCGCGACCAGCAGCTACCGGGGGCACCGGCGCGGCGGGGGCGGGTTCTCGCCGGGCAGCTTCGGCGGCTCGGCCAGCCGTGGGCGGCGGGGAGGCGGCGGGCGCTTCTAG
- a CDS encoding LysR family transcriptional regulator, giving the protein MNVMEPSLMGLRVLREVAERGSFTAAAAELGYTQSAVSRQVAALERAAGLKLFDRRPGGVALTAAGLTLLRHAAVALDAVAAAERELSGLPSDRGVVRLGTFPSAGVLILPRALAALRRTHPAIRVTTREASTPALVRALRARTIDLAILGSRPPHRPLDEQTPPLECLTLLDTELLLAVPAGSALAAAGVADIQALADQDWIASPSSAGEPGMGVWPSFPGRPRIAHTARDWLTKLQLVAAGCGITTVPAGMAEAVPASVRLVEVQGPVEHRRVVLARFPGPQPPAVANIVRTLRREAARQAGGADPTRAGS; this is encoded by the coding sequence ATGAACGTCATGGAGCCGTCGCTGATGGGTCTGCGGGTGCTGCGCGAGGTGGCCGAACGCGGCAGCTTCACAGCCGCCGCCGCAGAGCTCGGCTACACCCAGTCCGCGGTCTCGCGGCAGGTCGCTGCACTGGAACGTGCCGCTGGGCTGAAGCTGTTCGACCGCCGGCCCGGAGGTGTCGCCCTGACGGCGGCCGGCCTGACCCTGCTGCGGCACGCAGCGGTGGCGCTGGACGCGGTCGCTGCAGCCGAGCGCGAGCTCAGCGGCCTACCATCCGACCGCGGCGTCGTCCGGCTCGGCACGTTCCCCAGCGCCGGCGTGCTGATCCTGCCCCGTGCGTTGGCCGCCCTGCGCCGCACACACCCCGCTATCAGGGTCACGACACGCGAGGCGTCGACCCCGGCATTGGTGCGCGCCCTGCGGGCGCGCACGATCGATCTGGCGATCCTGGGGTCTCGGCCACCGCATCGCCCGCTCGACGAACAGACCCCGCCCCTGGAGTGCCTGACCCTCCTCGACACGGAGCTGCTGCTCGCTGTTCCGGCTGGCAGCGCCTTGGCGGCCGCAGGCGTCGCGGACATCCAGGCCCTGGCCGACCAGGACTGGATCGCGAGCCCGTCGAGCGCCGGCGAGCCGGGGATGGGGGTGTGGCCGAGCTTCCCGGGGCGGCCGCGCATCGCTCACACCGCTCGGGACTGGCTCACCAAGCTCCAACTGGTGGCCGCGGGCTGTGGGATCACCACCGTACCCGCGGGAATGGCCGAGGCAGTCCCGGCGAGCGTGCGACTGGTCGAAGTGCAGGGCCCGGTCGAGCACCGACGGGTCGTCCTGGCCCGTTTCCCGGGGCCACAGCCACCCGCCGTCGCGAACATCGTCCGCACACTGCGCCGGGAAGCGGCTCGCCAGGCCGGGGGAGCGGATCCGACGAGAGCGGGAAGCTGA
- a CDS encoding tautomerase family protein, which yields MPFVEIYLRKGKTPEYRKAVSEAVHDSMRQVFQIPEDDFFHVVHDLEPGDMLHPPTFFGIERSANTVIIRMTFNRRPPAQKAALFETVADRLVAAVGMRREDILMTVLETAAENWWVHGRIVDPDTGFDIRMSPEAMAAGQTG from the coding sequence ATGCCGTTCGTCGAGATCTACCTTCGCAAGGGAAAGACGCCGGAATACCGCAAAGCCGTCTCCGAGGCGGTACACGATTCGATGCGGCAGGTGTTCCAGATCCCCGAGGACGACTTCTTCCACGTCGTCCACGACCTGGAGCCTGGCGACATGCTGCATCCGCCCACGTTCTTCGGCATCGAGCGCAGTGCGAACACCGTGATCATCCGCATGACGTTCAACCGGCGGCCCCCGGCGCAGAAGGCGGCATTGTTCGAAACCGTCGCCGACCGCCTCGTGGCCGCCGTGGGGATGCGCCGCGAGGACATCCTGATGACGGTCCTGGAGACCGCCGCGGAGAACTGGTGGGTGCACGGTCGGATCGTCGATCCCGACACCGGCTTCGACATCCGGATGAGCCCCGAGGCAATGGCAGCCGGCCAGACCGGTTGA